One genomic segment of Clostridium estertheticum subsp. estertheticum includes these proteins:
- a CDS encoding DUF5104 domain-containing protein, which produces MNIKKLILFITIITLSLGLIACSSVKSKLMKARESALNGEISNDNKIGNARIKKIIECLESNDKKGLKKMFSPKALKEAKDIDGGIDYVMAFYKGKMKSRDKGSIPTDDSVEDGERKSELDCEYVVTTDKDTYNVFFIDQTVDTKNPDNVGIYMLQIIKESDRDKEFDGGTGKSRCAGIYRSATVKK; this is translated from the coding sequence ATGAATATTAAGAAATTAATATTATTTATAACCATTATTACACTTTCTTTAGGTCTAATAGCGTGTAGTTCAGTAAAGTCCAAACTAATGAAGGCCAGAGAGTCTGCGCTAAATGGCGAGATCAGCAATGATAATAAAATTGGGAATGCACGTATTAAAAAGATAATAGAATGTTTGGAAAGTAATGATAAGAAAGGGCTGAAAAAAATGTTCTCCCCTAAGGCATTGAAAGAAGCGAAGGATATTGATGGTGGTATTGATTATGTAATGGCCTTTTATAAAGGCAAGATGAAATCAAGGGATAAGGGCTCAATACCAACTGATGATTCAGTAGAGGATGGTGAAAGGAAAAGTGAACTGGATTGTGAGTATGTAGTTACAACGGATAAAGATACGTATAATGTATTTTTTATTGACCAGACAGTTGACACTAAAAATCCTGATAATGTCGGGATTTACATGTTGCAAATAATTAAGGAGTCAGATAGAGATAAGGAGTTTGATGGAGGTACAGGCAAGTCAAGATGTGCTGGTATTTATCGCTCAGCTACTGTAAAAAAGTAA
- a CDS encoding DUF5104 domain-containing protein gives MNIKRLILFITIITLSLGLTACGSVKINLMKARESALNDEISNDNKIGNAHIKKIIECLESNDKKGLRKMFSPKALKEAKDIDGGIDYIMEFYKGKMKSRDEGTIPTKDHNEDGERKSELDCKYTVTTDKDTYIVFFKDQTVDTKNPDNVGISMLQIIKESDRKKYFDWGEGKSKCAGIYRPATVKN, from the coding sequence ATGAATATTAAGAGATTAATATTATTTATAACCATTATTACACTTTCTTTAGGGCTAACAGCGTGCGGTTCTGTCAAGATTAATCTAATGAAGGCCAGAGAGTCTGCGCTAAATGATGAGATCAGCAATGATAATAAAATTGGTAATGCACATATTAAAAAGATAATAGAATGTTTGGAAAGTAATGATAAGAAAGGGCTGAGAAAAATGTTCTCCCCTAAGGCATTGAAAGAAGCGAAGGATATTGATGGTGGTATTGATTATATAATGGAGTTTTATAAAGGCAAGATGAAATCAAGAGATGAGGGTACAATACCAACTAAGGATCATAATGAGGATGGTGAAAGAAAAAGTGAACTGGATTGTAAGTATACAGTTACAACGGATAAAGATACGTATATAGTGTTTTTTAAAGACCAGACAGTTGACACTAAAAATCCTGATAATGTCGGAATTTCCATGCTGCAGATAATTAAGGAGTCAGATAGAAAAAAATATTTTGACTGGGGTGAAGGAAAGTCAAAATGTGCAGGTATTTATCGCCCAGCTACTGTAAAAAATTAA
- a CDS encoding DUF5104 domain-containing protein — protein MNIKRLILLITIITLSLGLIACNSIKSKIVKAGASALNVKSDREIANTRFQNIIECLENNNKEGLKKMFSPKALKEAKDIDGGIDYIRSFYKGKIKSKDVALAVSENKDNGEMTSDLKAFYTVTTDKDTYIVFFKDQTVDTKDPNNVGLSMLQIIKKSDREKEFDWGGDKTKCAGIYRPATAKK, from the coding sequence ATGAATATTAAGAGATTAATATTATTAATAACCATTATTACACTTTCGTTAGGGCTAATAGCGTGTAACTCTATCAAGTCTAAGATAGTAAAGGCAGGAGCGTCTGCACTAAATGTCAAAAGTGATAGGGAAATTGCTAATACACGGTTTCAGAACATAATAGAATGTTTGGAGAACAATAACAAGGAAGGACTGAAAAAAATGTTCTCCCCTAAGGCATTGAAAGAAGCTAAGGACATTGATGGTGGTATTGATTATATAAGGAGTTTTTATAAAGGCAAAATCAAATCAAAAGATGTCGCGCTTGCAGTTTCGGAAAATAAAGATAATGGGGAAATGACAAGTGATTTGAAAGCTTTCTATACAGTTACAACGGATAAAGATACATATATAGTGTTTTTTAAAGACCAGACAGTTGACACTAAAGATCCTAATAATGTAGGGCTTTCCATGCTGCAGATAATTAAGAAGTCAGATAGAGAAAAAGAGTTTGACTGGGGTGGAGACAAGACAAAGTGTGCAGGTATTTATCGCCCAGCTACTGCAAAAAAGTAA
- a CDS encoding phage tail protein yields MNIQVNANKDVRTLEIEALSRTFLMDIKKKTRTFQDKNSSYGEIFNIVNGEYTNINILDSITNGTKIDKLIVQYKETDWEFIKRLSSHFNVPVVSECQLKDIKYSIGNLGCYTTYEVDKYNYSIKKALQEYRLKSENGIDGLNDINLISYEVITYKVMYLYNLVNFKGKSLYIYSSEMELLDGMISNKYILRDNKGIKVRRAYNNKVVGISLKGNVLDTKNDTVKINLEIDGNQDIGKARWFSYSTVYSSPDGTGWYCMPEVGDVIRLYFPDNEEKNAYAISSANLKSSNSEKRSDPAVKSIGTKYGKQVVMKPGAVEIIGNGNLLMRLTDDGGIEINSDKKIVLDAKEDIELTGGGKISIQGGNGVDLTQGGAKINIQDNVTMSGGKIKIE; encoded by the coding sequence ATGAATATTCAAGTTAATGCAAATAAAGATGTAAGAACCTTAGAAATAGAGGCGTTAAGCAGAACTTTTTTGATGGATATCAAGAAAAAAACTAGAACATTTCAAGATAAAAATTCTAGTTATGGAGAAATTTTTAATATTGTGAACGGTGAATATACTAACATCAACATATTAGACAGTATTACGAATGGGACTAAAATAGATAAGTTAATAGTTCAATATAAAGAAACAGATTGGGAATTTATAAAAAGGTTATCTTCACATTTTAATGTGCCAGTAGTATCAGAATGTCAATTAAAAGATATAAAGTATTCAATAGGAAATTTAGGATGTTACACAACATATGAAGTTGATAAATACAATTATTCGATAAAAAAAGCATTACAAGAATATAGGCTTAAGTCAGAAAACGGAATTGATGGCTTAAATGACATTAATTTAATAAGTTATGAGGTAATAACGTATAAAGTAATGTATTTATACAATTTAGTAAACTTTAAAGGTAAAAGTTTATATATATACAGTTCAGAAATGGAACTTTTAGATGGTATGATTTCTAACAAATATATATTAAGGGATAATAAGGGTATAAAAGTACGTAGAGCTTACAATAACAAGGTAGTAGGAATTTCTCTTAAAGGAAATGTTTTAGATACAAAAAATGACACGGTTAAAATTAATTTAGAAATAGATGGAAATCAAGATATAGGTAAAGCAAGATGGTTTTCATATTCAACGGTTTATTCATCACCAGATGGTACAGGCTGGTACTGTATGCCAGAGGTTGGAGATGTAATAAGACTATATTTTCCAGACAATGAAGAAAAGAATGCATATGCAATAAGCTCAGCAAATCTTAAATCAAGTAATAGTGAGAAGCGTAGTGATCCAGCAGTGAAAAGTATAGGAACAAAGTACGGAAAACAAGTGGTAATGAAACCAGGTGCTGTAGAAATTATAGGAAATGGAAATTTACTGATGAGATTAACAGATGATGGTGGAATAGAAATTAATAGTGATAAAAAAATAGTTTTGGATGCTAAAGAAGATATAGAATTAACTGGTGGTGGCAAGATATCGATTCAAGGTGGTAATGGGGTAGATTTAACTCAAGGTGGAGCAAAAATTAACATACAAGATAATGTAACTATGAGTGGTGGAAAGATTAAGATTGAATAA
- a CDS encoding DUF4280 domain-containing protein, producing MSDNYYIVRGAKMRCDKGTHARKINLPESHGAYATEKPMMNKSDNVVNKNISYFGICSECKEGEDIYLIGEDGKQLPPGKKCLVKVSGDWMKVKEDTLVDGKPALTAESVLICSLHQGKIKFVTTGQEQE from the coding sequence ATGAGCGATAATTATTATATAGTAAGAGGCGCAAAAATGAGATGTGACAAAGGTACCCATGCAAGAAAAATAAATCTACCTGAAAGTCATGGAGCATATGCAACAGAAAAACCTATGATGAATAAAAGTGATAATGTGGTAAATAAAAACATTAGTTACTTTGGAATTTGCAGCGAATGCAAGGAAGGCGAAGATATTTATTTAATTGGTGAAGATGGAAAGCAACTTCCACCAGGGAAAAAGTGTCTTGTGAAAGTATCAGGCGATTGGATGAAGGTAAAAGAGGATACATTGGTTGATGGAAAACCAGCACTTACAGCAGAATCTGTGCTTATATGTTCTTTACATCAAGGAAAAATAAAATTCGTGACAACCGGCCAAGAGCAAGAGTAG
- a CDS encoding HNH/ENDO VII family nuclease has protein sequence MESGPMVELPYSKHQEEYYDILHGLLENPKYPKLTKLNDLSPLRNKSLEEIKEIRKIRSNLKRVSFRSDEVLNKQYNNFRIAYWKKRANLIESSLGK, from the coding sequence ATTGAATCAGGTCCAATGGTAGAATTACCATATAGTAAACATCAAGAAGAATACTATGATATTCTGCATGGGTTATTAGAAAATCCGAAGTATCCAAAGTTAACAAAATTAAATGACTTGAGTCCTTTGAGAAACAAATCTTTAGAAGAAATAAAAGAAATAAGAAAAATAAGAAGTAATTTAAAAAGAGTAAGTTTTAGAAGCGATGAGGTTTTAAATAAGCAATATAATAATTTCAGGATAGCTTATTGGAAAAAGAGAGCAAATCTGATAGAAAGTAGTTTGGGAAAATAA
- a CDS encoding SMI1/KNR4 family protein — MEEKNEIIRIIEKKKQYCNSTGGVDINRILQIETLLKVTIPESYKWFLQNYGHILIMGIEIYGVSKGEIPSCVKATERYRKIGLPSQFVVIESSDEWVYCLDTSDIKTGECTIVDWDRRDGVGSQEYENFYEFFYERLKDACENWD, encoded by the coding sequence ATGGAGGAAAAAAATGAAATAATTAGAATTATTGAAAAGAAAAAGCAATATTGTAATTCTACGGGAGGAGTTGATATTAATAGGATTTTACAAATTGAAACCCTTTTAAAGGTTACTATTCCTGAAAGTTACAAATGGTTTCTTCAAAATTATGGTCATATATTAATTATGGGTATTGAAATTTATGGGGTGTCTAAAGGAGAAATTCCATCTTGTGTAAAAGCTACTGAAAGATACAGGAAGATTGGGTTACCATCACAATTTGTTGTAATAGAGAGTAGTGATGAATGGGTATATTGTTTGGACACATCTGACATTAAAACCGGTGAATGTACAATAGTAGATTGGGATAGAAGAGATGGGGTTGGTTCACAAGAATATGAAAATTTTTATGAGTTCTTTTATGAAAGACTTAAAGATGCTTGCGAGAATTGGGATTAA
- a CDS encoding suppressor of fused domain protein, which translates to MSDLSWIQVKRDIFDAISKGDLETLINMVERYPKVITAYNVSSYSLLHVAAEQNNKDILEFLYRKGLDVNITRKNDGGCVTPIHGAVNKNLIENVIWLLNHGANVDTGLRIHATPLIGAAFNGSEEMVKVLLKAGATIDAFYYVGEGKTKTKINAIVAAEMEGHSELARYLREHDAIEDTLDEDTESIIESQHDEILCHLEKYFGKVTNTLSEIVPGSKVAVSVNIIPNSSDNKFITIATTGMSDCPMDDSVEAFEENFAELIIKLPISWPISKNDMNDMNNYWPLGWIRKTAHIPHLYNGWIGKDIIFPNGDPAQPFASNTKLSCIMVCKPKESGLDSFVSTKGNIINFYTIIPIYEEERNIALEKGCEYLIRKLSKRGIVDVLDATRENVGL; encoded by the coding sequence ATGAGCGATTTAAGTTGGATTCAGGTTAAGCGAGATATTTTTGATGCAATTTCGAAAGGAGATTTAGAGACATTAATTAATATGGTAGAAAGATATCCTAAAGTAATAACTGCATATAATGTAAGTTCCTATTCACTTTTGCATGTAGCAGCGGAACAAAATAACAAAGATATTCTGGAATTTTTATATAGAAAGGGACTTGATGTAAATATCACTAGAAAGAATGATGGAGGTTGTGTTACTCCTATACATGGTGCAGTTAACAAAAACCTAATTGAAAATGTTATATGGTTACTTAATCACGGTGCAAATGTGGATACTGGACTTAGAATACATGCGACACCTTTAATCGGAGCTGCTTTCAACGGGTCTGAAGAAATGGTTAAAGTGTTACTAAAAGCAGGAGCAACTATTGATGCATTTTACTACGTAGGAGAAGGTAAAACAAAAACGAAGATAAACGCGATTGTTGCTGCTGAGATGGAGGGACACAGTGAGCTTGCTAGATATCTCCGTGAGCATGATGCAATTGAGGATACTCTAGATGAAGATACTGAAAGTATAATTGAAAGTCAGCATGATGAGATTCTGTGTCATTTAGAAAAGTATTTTGGAAAAGTTACTAACACGTTGTCAGAAATTGTTCCTGGGAGTAAAGTTGCTGTTAGCGTAAACATAATACCTAATTCAAGTGATAATAAATTCATAACAATTGCGACTACAGGTATGAGCGATTGTCCAATGGATGATTCAGTAGAAGCATTTGAAGAAAATTTTGCTGAATTAATAATAAAGTTACCAATAAGCTGGCCAATAAGTAAAAATGATATGAACGATATGAATAATTACTGGCCGTTAGGGTGGATAAGGAAAACAGCGCATATCCCTCATTTGTATAATGGGTGGATTGGAAAAGATATTATCTTTCCCAATGGAGATCCTGCACAGCCATTTGCATCAAATACAAAATTATCATGCATCATGGTATGTAAACCTAAAGAAAGTGGTCTTGATAGTTTTGTGAGCACCAAAGGTAATATAATTAATTTCTATACCATAATACCTATTTATGAGGAAGAAAGAAATATTGCTTTAGAAAAGGGCTGTGAGTATCTAATAAGGAAATTAAGTAAAAGAGGCATCGTAGATGTTTTAGATGCTACAAGAGAGAATGTTGGTTTGTAA
- a CDS encoding PAAR-like protein, translated as MRCDKGKHARKINLPEGHVAYATEKSMMNKSDNVVNKNISYFGICSECKEGEDEKQLPAVKNK; from the coding sequence ATGAGATGTGACAAAGGTAAGCATGCAAGAAAAATAAATCTACCTGAAGGTCATGTAGCATATGCAACAGAAAAATCTATGATGAATAAAAGTGATAATGTGGTAAATAAAAATATTAGTTATTTTGGAATTTGCAGCGAATGCAAAGAAGGTGAAGATGAAAAGCAACTTCCAGCAGTAAAAAATAAATAA
- a CDS encoding alpha/beta-type small acid-soluble spore protein: MSRRVLVPEAMGKLEKFKMEVANDMGLDNIQNHNADMGDVPSNIVNKIKNSGNVGGEMVRRMVEAAEKNMVDKI; encoded by the coding sequence ATGTCTAGAAGAGTATTAGTACCAGAAGCAATGGGAAAACTAGAAAAGTTTAAGATGGAAGTAGCAAATGATATGGGACTAGATAATATTCAAAATCATAATGCAGATATGGGAGATGTGCCTAGTAATATTGTAAATAAAATAAAAAATTCAGGTAATGTTGGTGGGGAAATGGTGAGGCGAATGGTTGAAGCAGCAGAAAAAAATATGGTTGATAAAATATAA
- a CDS encoding asparagine synthetase A: MTELIKAEKKLLDVAVAKIKNKKIKDILFVQQSVLKAVDEFMYKRRITRILPLMMSPITDTLNHSVEECEISYNNQTFNVMKSMIFHKQMTMLNADIDSLYIVSPNIRLEMATRGDSRHLFEFTQVDFEFKEKTMEDILKFIEEIITAIFKFVKENCIPELTRLGVGTDHLNITGPFKKYTTDEMQAKYGDDFEAEASKAATEPFFLTNHKREFYDAEDLDNLGTYRNYDLIWPLGFGEGLSGGEREFKLDRILLRMRELATDENAFRYYIELAKQGEIFKTAGAGFGVERITRFITQQPEISDVTLFCRKPGEQYIF; encoded by the coding sequence ATGACAGAATTAATAAAAGCAGAAAAGAAATTATTGGATGTAGCGGTGGCTAAAATTAAAAATAAAAAAATAAAAGATATATTATTCGTTCAACAGTCAGTTTTAAAAGCTGTAGATGAATTTATGTATAAGAGAAGAATAACTAGAATATTACCTCTTATGATGTCTCCAATTACAGATACTTTAAACCATAGCGTTGAGGAATGTGAAATAAGTTATAACAATCAAACTTTCAATGTTATGAAATCAATGATATTCCACAAACAAATGACCATGTTAAACGCAGATATTGATAGTCTTTATATCGTATCTCCAAACATAAGACTCGAAATGGCAACTAGAGGTGATTCTAGACATTTATTTGAATTTACTCAAGTAGACTTTGAATTTAAAGAAAAAACTATGGAAGATATACTTAAATTCATAGAAGAAATCATAACTGCTATATTTAAATTTGTAAAAGAGAACTGTATTCCAGAGTTAACAAGACTTGGTGTAGGTACAGATCATTTAAATATAACTGGACCATTTAAAAAATATACAACAGATGAGATGCAAGCAAAATATGGCGATGATTTCGAAGCAGAGGCATCAAAAGCTGCTACAGAACCTTTCTTCTTAACAAACCATAAAAGAGAATTCTATGATGCTGAAGATTTAGATAACTTAGGCACTTATAGAAATTACGACCTTATTTGGCCACTAGGATTTGGTGAAGGTTTAAGTGGAGGAGAAAGAGAATTTAAACTAGATAGAATACTTTTAAGAATGAGAGAACTTGCAACTGATGAGAATGCATTTAGATATTACATTGAGCTTGCAAAACAAGGAGAAATATTTAAGACTGCCGGAGCTGGATTTGGAGTAGAAAGAATAACAAGATTTATTACTCAGCAACCTGAGATTAGTGATGTTACATTATTCTGCAGAAAACCTGGTGAACAATATATATTCTAA
- a CDS encoding Lrp/AsnC ligand binding domain-containing protein, giving the protein MDLNVPGLDELDYQILEILIKDSRIPYLEIARNCHVSGGTIHVRMNKMQEMGLIKGARLILDTSKLGYDVCCFIGIYLNKASSYPDVLEQLKEIKEIVELHYTTGAYSIFVKVMCKSISNLQDLLMNRLQVISGVQSTDTFITLSQPIDRNISF; this is encoded by the coding sequence ATGGATTTAAATGTTCCGGGTTTAGATGAATTAGACTATCAAATATTAGAAATCTTAATTAAAGACTCTAGAATACCTTATCTTGAAATCGCGAGGAATTGTCATGTAAGTGGTGGTACAATTCATGTTAGAATGAATAAAATGCAAGAAATGGGATTAATTAAAGGCGCAAGACTTATATTAGATACAAGCAAACTTGGATATGACGTATGTTGTTTTATTGGAATTTATCTTAACAAGGCATCTTCATATCCAGATGTATTAGAACAATTGAAAGAAATAAAAGAAATAGTTGAGCTACATTACACAACGGGTGCATATTCTATTTTTGTTAAAGTAATGTGCAAGAGCATTTCTAACTTACAGGACTTACTTATGAATAGGCTTCAGGTAATCTCAGGAGTACAAAGTACAGATACATTTATAACCTTGTCTCAACCTATAGATAGAAATATATCTTTTTGA
- a CDS encoding thioesterase family protein encodes MEFNFNEGLKSVIEQMVGKSDTANSYGSGDLDVYATPAMTALMENAAKNGIKKELPVGYTTVGIEISVKHIKPTPVGVKVRAEAILEKAEGKKLTFKVEAFDDMGKIGEGTHIRYVVKAEEFIKKIVR; translated from the coding sequence ATGGAATTTAATTTTAATGAAGGACTGAAATCTGTTATAGAGCAGATGGTAGGAAAAAGTGATACAGCGAATTCTTATGGATCAGGGGATTTAGATGTTTACGCAACTCCTGCTATGACAGCTCTTATGGAGAATGCAGCAAAAAATGGTATTAAAAAGGAATTGCCTGTTGGATACACAACAGTTGGTATAGAAATTAGTGTTAAGCACATAAAGCCAACGCCTGTTGGAGTTAAGGTTAGGGCTGAGGCGATACTTGAAAAGGCAGAAGGTAAAAAATTAACGTTTAAAGTAGAAGCATTTGATGACATGGGTAAGATAGGTGAAGGAACTCATATAAGGTATGTGGTAAAAGCAGAAGAATTTATTAAAAAAATAGTACGTTAA
- a CDS encoding DNA alkylation repair protein, with the protein MAEALKNMYNKEFLQQFGEQIYNVYTSFDIKGFIATIIDDTWDELKLMERMDRITKTLGVFLPKKYEEALEILFKIDEYCVGFPYLFFPNFVCVYGLSDDNWELSMLALKRFTIRSSCEFAVRPFIMSDPERMIVKMLEWSKDNNEHVRRLASEGCRPRLPWGMALTMFKNDPTMVLSILNQLVEDPSIYVRKSVANNLNDISKDNPSVIVETVRRLKGINKYTDWILRHGSRTLIRKANPEIMKLFGYGESIDRPISTSATLSIDPPNLKIGESCKINYELCIREGDPIHIRIEYGIYFVRARGKTSCKLFLLSDKIVTGGQCLTGTKIHKWVELTTRKHYPGEHKIVILINGSEVASSVMDLIL; encoded by the coding sequence ATGGCAGAAGCTTTAAAAAATATGTATAACAAGGAGTTCCTACAGCAATTTGGTGAGCAAATATATAATGTCTATACTTCTTTTGATATTAAAGGATTTATAGCTACTATAATAGATGATACTTGGGATGAACTAAAACTAATGGAGAGGATGGATCGAATTACTAAAACACTTGGGGTCTTTTTGCCAAAAAAATATGAAGAAGCGCTAGAAATACTATTTAAAATTGATGAGTACTGCGTTGGATTTCCATACCTGTTTTTTCCAAACTTTGTTTGCGTGTATGGTTTATCAGATGATAATTGGGAGCTTTCTATGTTAGCTCTAAAACGATTTACCATTAGGTCCTCCTGTGAATTTGCAGTAAGACCGTTTATTATGTCTGATCCAGAGCGGATGATAGTTAAAATGCTAGAATGGTCAAAAGACAATAATGAACATGTAAGAAGGCTCGCAAGTGAAGGCTGTCGACCGCGTCTACCCTGGGGAATGGCACTTACTATGTTTAAGAATGATCCCACGATGGTATTATCTATACTTAATCAACTAGTAGAAGACCCATCTATTTATGTACGTAAGAGTGTTGCTAACAATTTAAATGACATTTCAAAAGATAATCCTTCTGTAATTGTGGAAACAGTAAGACGTTTAAAAGGAATAAATAAGTATACTGACTGGATACTAAGACATGGCTCTAGAACATTAATTCGCAAAGCAAATCCAGAAATAATGAAGTTATTTGGATATGGCGAATCTATAGATAGACCTATTAGCACAAGTGCTACTTTGTCTATAGATCCACCTAATCTAAAAATTGGTGAAAGTTGTAAAATCAATTATGAACTTTGCATTCGTGAAGGTGACCCTATCCATATACGAATTGAATATGGGATTTATTTTGTACGAGCAAGAGGAAAAACATCCTGTAAATTATTTCTTTTGTCTGATAAAATAGTGACTGGAGGCCAATGTCTTACTGGAACCAAAATACACAAATGGGTAGAACTCACTACAAGAAAACATTACCCAGGAGAACACAAAATAGTGATCCTGATTAATGGCTCGGAAGTAGCCTCTTCAGTTATGGATTTGATTCTTTAG
- a CDS encoding DUF1657 domain-containing protein: MTVGSKVKQTVASLRGCEATLRLYSLQERDKEARLIYTEAFEEISKIKACLEKRVSSIEFEEPQYKGN; encoded by the coding sequence ATGACTGTTGGTTCTAAAGTAAAACAAACAGTAGCTTCTCTAAGAGGATGTGAAGCTACTTTAAGATTATATTCATTACAGGAACGAGATAAAGAAGCTAGGCTCATTTATACTGAAGCATTTGAAGAAATAAGTAAAATAAAAGCATGTTTAGAAAAAAGAGTAAGCTCTATAGAGTTTGAAGAGCCACAATACAAAGGTAATTGA
- a CDS encoding DUF421 domain-containing protein has translation MNSWLIILFNSIILFFLTLVVTRFMKKRNLSKVTPFEFISYVVIALIVTLISLDIIANIYFGLTALAVWSLLPIILDYASMKSKWIYNMINGKERVLIKDGKVMEDNLAKERMTGQEFLQELRSKKSFNLADVEFAVMETTGDINVSLKADKRPVTSYDLGIKVASRSEPQTVILDGNILNEGLTNSGLNRNWLKTELENKGVVLDNVFIGEVDSSGDLYLDLFDDVIQVPKSQNKEMLYASIQKSQADLMTFALETKNESAKSMYLRNAGELDKVMKKLEPYLLR, from the coding sequence ATGAATAGTTGGCTTATAATATTATTCAACTCAATAATATTATTTTTTTTAACGTTAGTTGTTACAAGATTTATGAAAAAAAGAAACTTATCTAAAGTTACTCCATTCGAGTTTATTTCGTATGTAGTTATTGCTCTTATAGTTACTTTAATTTCATTAGACATCATTGCAAACATCTATTTTGGACTAACGGCACTAGCTGTTTGGTCACTGCTGCCTATTATTTTAGATTACGCCTCCATGAAAAGCAAATGGATTTACAACATGATAAATGGTAAGGAAAGAGTATTAATTAAGGATGGCAAGGTTATGGAAGATAACTTAGCTAAAGAAAGAATGACTGGGCAGGAGTTTCTACAAGAATTACGTTCAAAAAAATCTTTTAATTTAGCGGATGTTGAGTTTGCTGTTATGGAAACAACAGGAGATATAAATGTTAGTTTAAAAGCTGATAAAAGGCCTGTTACCTCATATGATTTAGGAATAAAAGTTGCATCAAGGTCGGAGCCGCAGACAGTTATATTAGATGGAAATATATTAAATGAAGGTCTTACCAATAGTGGACTTAATAGAAATTGGCTTAAAACTGAACTAGAAAATAAGGGAGTAGTACTTGATAATGTCTTTATCGGTGAGGTAGATTCCTCAGGCGACTTATATTTAGATCTTTTTGATGATGTTATACAAGTTCCGAAATCGCAGAATAAAGAGATGTTATATGCTAGTATTCAAAAGAGCCAGGCAGATCTTATGACTTTTGCATTAGAGACTAAAAATGAATCAGCAAAATCTATGTATTTAAGAAACGCTGGAGAATTAGATAAAGTCATGAAAAAATTAGAACCATATTTATTACGTTAG
- the spoVAC gene encoding stage V sporulation protein AC has translation MSNMKKKKLTPTEQKYDELVKKIEPKRPILKNCVKAFFVGGIICSIGQGLQSIFITYFNFNEKTSVGPTLVVLIFVAALLTGLGIYDHLGQWAGAGSAVPITGFANSIASASIEHRSEGFVLGVAGNMFRLAGAIIVFGVFSAFIVATIKITIKWLGAM, from the coding sequence ATGTCCAATATGAAAAAGAAAAAATTAACCCCAACAGAGCAAAAGTATGATGAGCTTGTAAAAAAAATAGAGCCCAAAAGACCTATTTTAAAAAATTGTGTTAAAGCTTTTTTTGTAGGCGGTATTATATGCTCTATTGGCCAAGGGTTGCAGTCCATTTTTATAACATATTTTAATTTTAATGAAAAAACATCAGTTGGTCCGACTTTAGTAGTTTTAATTTTTGTTGCTGCTTTACTTACTGGACTAGGAATTTACGACCATCTCGGACAATGGGCTGGAGCTGGGTCTGCTGTTCCAATTACAGGATTCGCCAATTCAATAGCTTCTGCTTCAATTGAACATAGAAGTGAAGGATTTGTACTTGGTGTAGCTGGAAATATGTTTAGACTTGCTGGAGCAATCATTGTTTTCGGAGTTTTTTCTGCTTTTATTGTAGCTACAATAAAAATCACAATAAAATGGTTGGGGGCGATGTAG